In Thermococcus profundus, the genomic stretch AGAGGGTTCTTCCCGGACTGATCGAGCCGGGGCTTTCGGAGTTCGTCGAGGAGTATCTGAGGCGGGAAGGGCTTGAAGTCCTGACTTCAACCCTCGTCAAGAGGATTGAGGGGAGAGAAAGAGTCAAAGCTGTAGAGCTGAGCGATGGGGGAACCCTAAATGCCGGGGCGGTCGTTCTGGCGACGGGTGTGAGACCGAACTCGGCTCTCCTGAGGGACGATGGTAGGACCATCGAGGTGGACGGGCGCGGCGAGACTGCTATACCAGGGGTTTACGCCCTCGGCGACTGTGCCTTGAGCAGAGACTTCGTAACCGGGAAGTTCACATACAGACCGTTGGGCTTCGTTGCGGCCCACTACGCGAGAGTAGTTGCCAGAGCCATAACGGGGAAGCCCGTGGAGGGTAGGGGAGTAATCCCCACTATCTACGAGAAGATAGGCCGGCTGGATGTCTACAAGATCGGACTCGGGAAGGGAGAAGCCGAAGGGCTTGGGCTTTCAACGGAAGTTGAAGTTTATGGGGGCAAAAAATGGGCAGAAGCGAATCTGTTTGACTTAGAGGGCCGTCTGGTCGGCTGGCAGCGGGTTCAGGTGGGACACTTCCACTCCACTGGCTCTGCGAACGCATACCTCGCGATAAGGGGGATCCTGAGAGACAAGCTTATTAACCCCCTCGTTTAAGATCCAGGGGTGGTTCTATGGAGAGCAGCGTGAAAGAAGTTGTTCTTCTCACCGGCCCGCCGCTCAACGGCAGGGACGAGTACATAAGCGAGGCTCTCAAAAAAGCCAGTGGAGGGAGCTATGCCTACTACCACGTTTTTGACTACATCAGGGAAGTCGGCAAGGAGAGGGGAGTTAAAATAACCAGGAAGAACGTCCTCGACTTTGCCATAACCCACCAGGACTTGATGAACGAGATACGCGACGAAGCCTTTGAGCGGGTGAGGAGGGAGATAGATGAAAGCGACAGGGAGTATCACCTCGTTTCGACACCCAGTTTGTTCCGCTGGGGAAGCGGTAGCGTGATAGGCTTCACCACCAGCAACCTCAAGCTCCTGAAGCCGAACCGCGTGATCATAATCCTCGACGATGTCCTCTCGGTCAGGAGGCGGATCATCAACGATCCCGAGTGGTTCGAGCGCTTTGGAAACGACCCCGAGAACATAAAGCTCACAACCCTCGTCATGTGGCGGGAGGATGCCATCAACCACGTGAAGACCCTCGTCCACGAGCTCAAGAAGGAGGGGCTGGAAGTCCGCTACATTCTCCAGTTCGGCATAAGGCACCCTCCTGAAGTGTTCCTCGACCTTCTGTTCCACGAGAGGGAGAAGCCCCTCGTGTACCTAAGCTACCCTATGACGGGCCACGAGGATGAGTACTACCACCGTGTCAGGGGCTTTTACTCCAAACTCAGCGAGCACTTCACTGTCCTCGATCCAGGGGCCCTCGACGACTGGTGGGTCGTCGCCGAGTACGACGCTCAGGTCAACGCCGATCCATCGATAAAGCGCATTAAGATAAAGCACCTCCTGGATGGTGAGGAGGTTGAGGAGCTGGACAGGGAGGACATAGAGCAGGCGACCGACATACTGAGGAGACAGCTAGTCGAGAGGGACTTCAACCTCGTCGATGTCAGCAAGGCTATAGCGGTCTACCACTACGCTGAGGGCGTCTCTGCGGGCGTTATCAGCGAGATGGCCGAAGCTTACAGGACGCTGGCGGCAATATACCTCTACTACCCGTTCAAGAGGAGGCCAAGCCCGTTCATGGAGTTCTACGGCATGCAGAACCCATCGCGGAGGACGATGTTCAAGGACGAGGACGAGATGATAAACGCAATGGTGGAGGAGAAGGAGTACTGGGCGAAGGTCTGAATCTTCTCGTGTTTTCATTCCCCCGAAAAAGACCTAAAAAGGGAGACACTCAGAACACTTGGTCGAACTCACTCTTTAACTCCTCGTATGCTTTTCTCTTATCTTTCCTGTCGAAATCGCAGGGGAGAACCTCGTCCCATCCCACTCCATCGAAGAGGGGCCTTTCGTTGGTGGAGAAGAGCAGGTAGCGGTCGACGTGGTACCTGAAGGATGCGTAGTGATTGGCGAATCTTGCCATGCCCTCGTGCCTTCTGCCCATTATTAGGGTGTAGAAGAACTGGGCTACGAGCACCAGCCCTGCGACAATCCCCAGTGCATAAAAAATGAACCCGTACATGATCGCAAGCGGAATCCTCAACAGGGCTTCTACTCTTTCTCCCAAGGTTTTACCCTCCTGATTACGATTCAGGAAGGTATCAAGAGAATCATTTAAAAAGTTAACGCCGCGCTTTTGTAATGGCGATGGAACAGAAACAAGAAACGAAGAGAAAAGGGAGGAGAATCACTTCTTCACCCATCCGCGGTCCTTCATGGCCTGGTAAACCCTGCTGACCGCGACGACGTAGGCGGCGTCCCTCATGTGGATGTTCTTGTCCTTGTGGGTGTTGTAGACCTCCCAGAAGGCCTTGGTCATCTTCTTGTCGAGCTTCTCGCGGACCTCCTCCTCGGTCCAGTAGTAGCCGTTTATGTTCTGGACCCACTCGAAGTAGCTGACGGTGACGCCACCGGCGTTGCACAGGAAGTCCGGAATCTGGAGGATGCCCTTCTCGCGGAGGATGTCGTCTGCCTCTGGCGTAACTGGACCGTTGGCAACCTCGGCGACGATCTTGGCCTTGATGTTGTCGGCGTTCTTCTCGGTGATGACCTCTTCGATAGCTGCCGGAGCGAGGACGTCTACCTCGAGCTCGAGGAGCTCCTCGTTGGTGATGTTGGTCGCTCCTGGGAAGTCCTTAACTGAGCCGTGCTCCCTCTTCCACTTGAGAACCTCGTCCGGGTCGAGGCCGTCCGGGTTGTAGATGCCGCCGCGGCTGTCGCTGACGGCGACGACGGTCATGCCGAGCTGCTCCTTGGCGAGCTTGGCGGTGTAGTAGCCGGCGTTACCATAGCCCTGGACGGCGATCTTCTTGCCCTTGAGGTCGATGCCGAGGGCCTTGGCGGCCTCCCTGATGGTGAATATTGCACCCTGGGCTGTTGCTGTACCCCTACCGAGTGAACCGCCAATGCTGAGCGGCTTTCCAGTGATGACACCGAAGGCCGGGCCCTTCCTCCTCATTATTGTTTCATACTCGTCCATCATCCAGCCCATGATCTTCGGGTTGGTGTAGACGTCGGGAGCCGGAATGTCGGTCCACGGACCGATGACGTCATAAACGGCCCTTATGTAAGCGCGAGCGAGCCTCTCCTGCTCCCTCTCGGAGAGCTCCTTCGGGTTGACGATGATGCCACCCTTACCTCCACCGTAGGGGAGGTCGACAACTGCAACCTTCCAGGTCATCCAGGTAGCGAGGGCCTTAACGGTGCTGAGGGTCTCGGCCGGGTGCCACCTTATACCACCCTTGGTCGGGCCGCGAGCCCAGTTGTGCTGAACGCGGAAACCGGTGAAAACCTTAACAGAACCGTCGTCCATCTCTATCGGAACGCTAACTTCGACGATCCTCATGGGCTTCTTAAGCCACTCGAGGGCCTCTTCGCTTATGTCCATGTACTGAGCAGCCCTCTCAAGCTGCTTAACGGCCATCTCAAACGGGTCAATCTCGACCATCTGTACCACCTCAGTTTCGGTAATCTGCGAAACGGGTTAAGGCGTTTACATATATAAACCTTTCGATAAAATGGCTGGAAAAGGGTCTGTTTAAAACAAAAAGTTAACTACTGAAATTTTCCAGTGAAAGAGCCCTTTTCATCAAAGATTCAGCCAAAAGGAGCGATGTGCATCGAGGATTTTGTATACATTAGAGAACGTTTAAGTTCATCGGAGTCCATAAAAATAAAGGGATGTCCTCAGCGAGAAGTCGGTCATCATCTTTCAGCTCACTCTCGTTTCAATCATCGGACAAAAATAGTCCGGGGGCAGATTAAAAGGATTTTTGGTTCGTCTCACTCACCCTCATGCCACTTAAACGACGGTGAAAGCGGCGCTGAAGCTTTTGGGAAAAGCTTCATCACAAGTTTGGATGTTTTTGAGAATCGGCCTTTTTGATAAGTGAATTCTGCGGAAAACTGGTATGGTGGGCGGGTTTGTTTTCCTTTAACGCCCGGAGGGCGTTGTACTATGAGTAAACATCTTGAAAAACCGCTGATTAAATGTGAGAACTACTGAAAACCCAGCACCCTAAGGGGACATTCCTTCTTGATGAAACTTTGCAGGGCAAAGTTTCTATGGAGCCCCGGGCGGGATTTGAACCCGCGACCGGCGGATTACAAGTCCGCCGCCCCGCCAGGCTAGGCTACCGGGGCACCGTTCTAAGGAGCCCCATGAAAAATATAAATCTTTCGGCTTTTCCGAAAATGTTTTAATGTTTGCCTTCCTGTTAAACTTTGGTGTTTAAAATGAAGAGCTTCCTCACTGATCAGCAGGTTAGGATTCTCCGGTTGAGGGCGAAGGGGCTGAGACAGAGCGAGATAGCCGAACTCCTCGGTACCAGCAGGGCCAACATAAGCATACTGGAGAAAAGGGCCCTCGAAAAGGTGGAGAAAGCGAGGAACACCCTTTTGATCTGGGAGCAGATCAACGCGCGACTCAGCGTTGAGGTGAGGGAGGGAGAGGATATATTTGATGTTCCTGAGAGGCTCTTTAAAAAAGCCGACGAGCTTGGGATAAAGGTTCCGTACAGCACGGCGGAAATAATAGCGTTTCTCGTGGAGCACGCTCCCGTCCACGACAGGCTCGCGAAGAGGGACTTCACGCTCTTTCTCGACGCCAGGGACAGGCTCAGGATAAGCGAGTGTCTACTTGAGGACTTCGATGAGATAGGGAAGCACAAGGGAGGTAAAGACGCCGTTTAGGGCCATCGCCAGGCCGCTCACTGCTCCAGCAAGCTCGTCGTCCAGGATTATCCTGGCCGTGCCGAGGCCGTGGGAAGTGACTCCCATAGCTAAACCTCTGGCTATTCTGTCCCTAACCCCTGCCGCGCTGAGAAGTTCAACACCTATCGCGTTGCCCAGTATTCCCGTGAGGATCACCAGAACTGCAGTAAGGGCAGGAATTCCACCTATCTTCTCGCTGACCCCTATTGCTATGGCAGTCGTCACGCTCTTCGGCGCTATGCTGAGGAGGACTTCGCCGCCCCCGCCAAGGATTTTTGCGATGTAGAAGGCGCTCAGAATCGCCACGCTTCCTCCGGCGACGATCCCAATGCTTATCTCCCGCGCGTAGGCCTTTATCGTCTCCCTCCCCCTGTAGACTGGGATCGCGAGGCTGACCACAGCGGGCCCCAGCAGGAACTTCAGTATGACCGCGCTCTCCATGTAGGATTCGTATGAAAACCCGCCCACCCAGAGGAGGGACGCTATCGTGAGTATCGAGAGGAGAACGGGGTTGGTGTAGAAGGCTCTCCTCCTCGCGTGGAGTTCAGAGAAGAGGTAGAAGACGATCAGTGTTACTGCTATCCCGTAGGGGTTCATTCTTTTTCCCTCCTCATGAGCTCTACGGTCTTTGCGGTGACTAGAATGGTGATCAGAAAGCTTATCACCAGCGCCCCGAAGACCGGAATGGCCTGGCTCTTGAGCAGACCAACGTAAGTCACTATCCCGACCCCGGGTGGGACGAACATGACGCTCATGTTCCTCACGAAGAGCTCCGCCTCGTCCTCGACCCACTCAAGCTTCACCACGCCGCCGAGGAGCGCACCCAACAGGTAGAGCATGCCGAGGACGCTGCCGGGGATGGGGAGGTTCAGCGAGGAACTGGTAAACTCGCCCAGCGTGTAGAAGCCGAAGATTATGGCCAGTCCGCGGTAGGGCTTCATAATTCACGTTGCGGTGTTGGGGTATAAAAGCCTCCCGAAGGCGAAAGGCCCATAAGGACGGACGCTTTAACACTCCCGGTGATACCATGCTCCTCGGGAACTACCGTTTTCCAGGGAGGTACGGCCCCGAGTGGGGCAGCGGTGGAATTTTCGGCCTGAGGTATCACAACGGGACTCTGTACTTCACGCTGGCTTTCGAGGCAGAAGCACATTTCATCGACATGAAAAGTAGTGAAGAGAGAACCTACGACTTCACCCTCGTTGGAGATGCCCCAACGAGCGGCGGCGACACCTACAACGCCGTTGAAACCGTTGACGAGTTCATCTACTTCGGCGGCTGGGTTCACGCCCCGGCGGTCTATCGGGAGGACAGGAGGATACTCTTCCACAACAAGTACTCCCACGTGCACGCCTACGACACTGAAGAGGGATCGATAAAGCTCCTCTGGAAGGAATCAATACATCACGAGACGGATTGGGCCGGTGAGGTGAGTGACATTACCTACGACCCGTACAACGACAGGCTCCTGCTCGCGAGGGAAGATGGGCACAAAAACCTCGGCGTCTACTCCCTGGACAGGAGGACGGGGAAGGCCGAACCCCTCTTAACCGAGCCTTCCCCCAAGGGAACGCGCGTCCACGACGTTACCTTTTTTGGTGTTGGGAACAACTTCACAGAGGGGCTGAGGGGGTTCAGGGCGCTCGACCTGATAAGTGGGAAGTGGGACTCTTTCAAGCCTGGAAAGAGCGTGGACGGGAGGCCCTACGAGAGACCCGAGCTCGGGGCAATGTCTTCAGCTTACAACCGGATCTTCGCCTTCGTTCGCGGCGGGCTCTTCGCTGGCAACCCGTACATGGGCGAAGAGTTCGCCTTCTACCGCCTCTTTGACTTCCCGACGTTCTACGCGCCTTTCCGCGTGAACGCGATAAACGCCGGCGGTGGAATCCTAACGGCCTTCAACGCTCACCACGATGCGACATATAGGAGGAACCCAGCCGACGCTGGAATGGGCTGGGACTTCACGAATAACATCGTGGGACCGAGCGTTCTCGTTTACATCGCTCCGCCGATGGTGAAGATAGTTGGAACCTTTGGGGCCAGGGTAACGAGCATTGAGAAGATGGACGGGAAGATTCTGATAGCGGCTAACACGGCTCCAAACACCGGGGCGATTGAGGCGACACCCTTCGACACCGGGAACCGTGACATAGTGGTTCTGGACGAGAAGGTACTCCAAGATAGGCCGCCGGCGGTGAGCTTTTCAGTCCCCCTGGGCCTCCTGAGAAAGGCGAGAAAAAGAACCTTTGGGGGCATTCCCCTCGATGGATACAGGAGCGCCAGGGCAATCTTTTACGTGAAGGACGACGTGAAGCTGAAGGTTTATGAGTACGACCTCTCGCTCCCCGGGGAAACGGCAGAAGAAGAAACCCTTGATCTCAAGGCCGGAAGAAACGTGGTTGATCTGAGGACTTTCTCAGGGGCCGTCAGCTTCGAGTTGGAAAAAGAGGTAGAAGGGAGGGTAAGGATAGAGCTCCTCTGAGTTTCTTTTTTACAGTTTGAACTTGCTGATGATGTCCCTTAGCTTCCCAACGATGGCTTTCAGATCATTGGCAGCCCTCTGGAGTTCTTCTATTGCCGCAGTCTGCTCCTCGACTGCTGAGCTGACTTCTTCTGCCGAGGCAGTGGTTTCTTCAGCACTGGCAGCCAAATTCTCCAAGGCTTTAAGAGCCTTATCAACCTCCTCCTGCGTCCTAATAATCTGCTCCTTCACATGCCCAAGCCTAGCCCCAGTATCACTAATCAACTCAGCAATATTCGTCAAGTACTCAGTAGTCTCCCTAAGAGTCTCCGAAGACTCACCAACAACACTAACACCCTTCTGCGTAGCATTCACAGCATCCCTAATCTCCTCAGTCATCTTAGCAATAATGTCCTTAATGTTGTCCGCAGCCTTCTTACTCTCCTCTGCAAGGTTTCTAATCTCCTGAGCGACAACAGCAAAACCCCTGCCAGCTTCTCCAGCCCTGGCCGCTTCAATAGCAGCATTGAGGGCCAGCAAATTAGTCTGTTCTGCAATACCAGTAATCACGTTCGTGATCTCTTCAATGCTCCTGCTCATCTCGTTGACCCTGCTGACGGCATGCTCGATCTCGCCCATCATTTCTTGGATACTCTGGATCTGCTGGGCTGAGACTTCACCCTTCTCTTTTCCTTCTTCGGCAATGTTGACGACCTCGTTCACTGCCCCCTCAAATTCTTCCATTGCTCTGACGCTTTCTTCGCTCATGTCAGCCACTAATCTCATGCCTTCGGTGATTTCGTTGATGTTCTCCTGCTGGCGCTGAGCTTCAATACTAACCTGCTGCACGGCTTCATTCACCTGATTGATGGCCTCAGTAACATCACTCGAAACCTGGGCAAGGACGTTTGCCCTCTTGTCCAGCTCGTTCGTGACGTTAACGATCTCACCGATGAGACCTTTGAGCCTGTGGGTTGTGTCCCTCAGGTCCTCAAGAACATCCCTCAGTTCACCTTTTGCTTCAACGCTCAGCCCGTTGCTTAAGTCGCCCTCAGCAAGGCGCTCAAGTTTGGCAGCTATGGTGTCTAGGGCTCCAACGAGGTCCTTCCCCACGGATTCGAAGGCTTTTATGAGCGCTCCAATTTCGTCGTCCTCGAGGTACTGTATCCGCTTGAGCCTCTCCCTGACTTCACTCAGCCTTCCATCTGCCAAGGCCTGTGCCACGTCGCGGAGCTGTTCTAGGGGCTTTAGTGTGCTGTTTATAGTCTTGTAGGCAATGCCCAGGATGACCAGGCCGAAGATCGCGGCGAGAATCGAGCCAAGGAAGGCATTCTTTATACCTGCGTCCACGTCTGAATTTATCTCTTTAGTCACCTTATCCGTGTTTTCTTTGAGGGATGCATCTATGGCGTTCATCATTGGATCAGTGAGCTCGTGTATGGGGACTGTTGCCAGAACTATCCAGCCTGTTGTTTTCATCCTCTTGTAGCCCGCTATCTTGTCCACACCTTTGAAGGTGTACCTGACCCAGCCGGTATCTTTGTTCTTGTCGAGTTCATCGGCGAGGCTTGCCAGGTTTGGATCGTCGTGAATGTTGAGCTTCTGGACGAGGCTCTCATCGGGATGGACTATGATAGTCCCGTCCTTGTTGGAAATCGCTATGTACCCGCTCTGGCCTATCTTTATCTGCTTGGCCTGCTCTATCAGAGTGGAGACGAAAACATCAACGCCGATGACACCAACGAACTTGCCGTTGATGTAGACAGGCTCCGAGAAGGTCACTATCCATTTGCCAGTTGACGCGTCTTTGTAAGGCTCCGTCCACACCGG encodes the following:
- a CDS encoding DUF4389 domain-containing protein, which encodes MGERVEALLRIPLAIMYGFIFYALGIVAGLVLVAQFFYTLIMGRRHEGMARFANHYASFRYHVDRYLLFSTNERPLFDGVGWDEVLPCDFDRKDKRKAYEELKSEFDQVF
- a CDS encoding NAD(P)/FAD-dependent oxidoreductase, giving the protein MSPGGTVIIGGGVGGIYTAMNLIKEGVEPGEITLIAREWPPYTRHRLAEFLALSAPFDSIALRLAGRLQTMGVNVLEGAEALSLNPKERRVTVRLNGRTLEVSFTNLVIATGGRPAVPPIPGVNLKGVISFHGVEDVEFLESLPAQEDVVVIGAGLVGLTAAVAMRRRGQGVTVVEARERVLPGLIEPGLSEFVEEYLRREGLEVLTSTLVKRIEGRERVKAVELSDGGTLNAGAVVLATGVRPNSALLRDDGRTIEVDGRGETAIPGVYALGDCALSRDFVTGKFTYRPLGFVAAHYARVVARAITGKPVEGRGVIPTIYEKIGRLDVYKIGLGKGEAEGLGLSTEVEVYGGKKWAEANLFDLEGRLVGWQRVQVGHFHSTGSANAYLAIRGILRDKLINPLV
- a CDS encoding CidA/LrgA family protein is translated as MKPYRGLAIIFGFYTLGEFTSSSLNLPIPGSVLGMLYLLGALLGGVVKLEWVEDEAELFVRNMSVMFVPPGVGIVTYVGLLKSQAIPVFGALVISFLITILVTAKTVELMRREKE
- a CDS encoding DUF2139 domain-containing protein: MLLGNYRFPGRYGPEWGSGGIFGLRYHNGTLYFTLAFEAEAHFIDMKSSEERTYDFTLVGDAPTSGGDTYNAVETVDEFIYFGGWVHAPAVYREDRRILFHNKYSHVHAYDTEEGSIKLLWKESIHHETDWAGEVSDITYDPYNDRLLLAREDGHKNLGVYSLDRRTGKAEPLLTEPSPKGTRVHDVTFFGVGNNFTEGLRGFRALDLISGKWDSFKPGKSVDGRPYERPELGAMSSAYNRIFAFVRGGLFAGNPYMGEEFAFYRLFDFPTFYAPFRVNAINAGGGILTAFNAHHDATYRRNPADAGMGWDFTNNIVGPSVLVYIAPPMVKIVGTFGARVTSIEKMDGKILIAANTAPNTGAIEATPFDTGNRDIVVLDEKVLQDRPPAVSFSVPLGLLRKARKRTFGGIPLDGYRSARAIFYVKDDVKLKVYEYDLSLPGETAEEETLDLKAGRNVVDLRTFSGAVSFELEKEVEGRVRIELL
- a CDS encoding Tfx family DNA-binding protein; this translates as MKSFLTDQQVRILRLRAKGLRQSEIAELLGTSRANISILEKRALEKVEKARNTLLIWEQINARLSVEVREGEDIFDVPERLFKKADELGIKVPYSTAEIIAFLVEHAPVHDRLAKRDFTLFLDARDRLRISECLLEDFDEIGKHKGGKDAV
- a CDS encoding methyl-accepting chemotaxis protein — protein: MQFRKKIAVTIIAAVLITLLIGTATVGYSTLRMRDSIHQTLHVQLNEVLPKEMEKSVQKPVTEEAGTIAISAAELGAKLFDDYFDKMRMMGDVAVQDVQEAYSKYDESDPQFKAFLLKRFEMVKNLDSNVAYVYFGSTTGGMYMWPDEPLPEGYDPRVRPWYKEAVSKNGPVWTEPYKDASTGKWIVTFSEPVYINGKFVGVIGVDVFVSTLIEQAKQIKIGQSGYIAISNKDGTIIVHPDESLVQKLNIHDDPNLASLADELDKNKDTGWVRYTFKGVDKIAGYKRMKTTGWIVLATVPIHELTDPMMNAIDASLKENTDKVTKEINSDVDAGIKNAFLGSILAAIFGLVILGIAYKTINSTLKPLEQLRDVAQALADGRLSEVRERLKRIQYLEDDEIGALIKAFESVGKDLVGALDTIAAKLERLAEGDLSNGLSVEAKGELRDVLEDLRDTTHRLKGLIGEIVNVTNELDKRANVLAQVSSDVTEAINQVNEAVQQVSIEAQRQQENINEITEGMRLVADMSEESVRAMEEFEGAVNEVVNIAEEGKEKGEVSAQQIQSIQEMMGEIEHAVSRVNEMSRSIEEITNVITGIAEQTNLLALNAAIEAARAGEAGRGFAVVAQEIRNLAEESKKAADNIKDIIAKMTEEIRDAVNATQKGVSVVGESSETLRETTEYLTNIAELISDTGARLGHVKEQIIRTQEEVDKALKALENLAASAEETTASAEEVSSAVEEQTAAIEELQRAANDLKAIVGKLRDIISKFKL
- the gdhA gene encoding glutamate dehydrogenase, which translates into the protein MVEIDPFEMAVKQLERAAQYMDISEEALEWLKKPMRIVEVSVPIEMDDGSVKVFTGFRVQHNWARGPTKGGIRWHPAETLSTVKALATWMTWKVAVVDLPYGGGKGGIIVNPKELSEREQERLARAYIRAVYDVIGPWTDIPAPDVYTNPKIMGWMMDEYETIMRRKGPAFGVITGKPLSIGGSLGRGTATAQGAIFTIREAAKALGIDLKGKKIAVQGYGNAGYYTAKLAKEQLGMTVVAVSDSRGGIYNPDGLDPDEVLKWKREHGSVKDFPGATNITNEELLELEVDVLAPAAIEEVITEKNADNIKAKIVAEVANGPVTPEADDILREKGILQIPDFLCNAGGVTVSYFEWVQNINGYYWTEEEVREKLDKKMTKAFWEVYNTHKDKNIHMRDAAYVVAVSRVYQAMKDRGWVKK
- a CDS encoding CidB/LrgB family autolysis modulator, which codes for MNPYGIAVTLIVFYLFSELHARRRAFYTNPVLLSILTIASLLWVGGFSYESYMESAVILKFLLGPAVVSLAIPVYRGRETIKAYAREISIGIVAGGSVAILSAFYIAKILGGGGEVLLSIAPKSVTTAIAIGVSEKIGGIPALTAVLVILTGILGNAIGVELLSAAGVRDRIARGLAMGVTSHGLGTARIILDDELAGAVSGLAMALNGVFTSLVLPYLIEVLK